In Elaeis guineensis isolate ETL-2024a chromosome 1, EG11, whole genome shotgun sequence, a genomic segment contains:
- the LOC105060604 gene encoding subtilisin-like protease SBT5.3 — protein MPHHRHRQRIFGWRTRGNNVWGNARGRSIGQPTPASTSLAVVLTTEDCEWPFHRSLYAGIRISSIEVAPSPNLSSARDACAWSSAFLDLPPLYAVAFLLIVSDIGLPIARYGVKTLPPPLPLAPALSSIDFRNASSDPATAIKKSYVVYLGGHSHGPHATVEDYKRVTDSHHEFLGSFLGSKEKAREEMFYSYTKYINGFAATLEEEEAKRISKHPEVISVFENTAKKLQTTRSWDLVAMERNGRVPPQSIWAQANFGNDTIIANLDTGVWPESESFNDRGMGPVPSRWKGFCQNNTKEGVPCNRKLIGARYFYKGYESGSGIKVVNGSARDTEGHGSHTLSTAAGRFVPGANIFGHANGTAKGGSPHARVAAYKVCWGDCYNADIISAFEAAIDDGVDVISLSLGGDPTFYLEDSVAIGSLHAVANGITVVCSAGNSGPIPGSVTNVAPWILTVGASTIDRDFLAFLTLGDKTQIKGESLASEVLPANKLYPLISGADAKKANVSASEADLCYPDSLDPNKVKGNIVACIRGDVARLDKGAEVLMAGGAGMILINDKTNGNSLLADPHLLPAIMITYEDGFALRKYMNSTKSPVAYISAPKTELGVKPAPMMAAFSSQGPNLVSPQILKPDVTAPGVSILAAFTGATSATGLTLDNRYVPFNLMSGTSMSCPHVSGVAGLLKTLHPDWSPAAIRSAIMTTARSRDNTGSPMKDYGLAKATPLEYGSGHIRPNRAMDPGLVFDLNFTDYLSFLCAFGYNSTQLAQFKKGYQCPTTPMNLEDLNYPSIAAPNVTRTLTVTRTMKNVGSPGTYKVRVEPPYGITVTVKPEILKFDKVGEEKVFEVTLKSQEGSIGRGYQFGRLIWSDGKHYVRIPLVVNAFA, from the exons ATGCCTCATCACCGGCACAGGCAACGTATATTTGGGTGGAGAACACGGGGGAACAATGTCTGGGGCAATGCGCGTGGCCGTTCCATCGGCCAGCCTACGCCGGCATCTACATCCCTCGCGGTGGTGCTCACGACTGAGGAC TGCGAGTGGCCGTTCCACCGATCGCTCTACGCTGGCATCCGCATCTCGTCCATCGAGGTCGCCCCTTCCCCTAACCTCTCGAGCGCCCGCGACGCCTGCGCGTGGTCCAGCGCATTCCTGGACCTCCCGCCGCTCTATGCCGTCGCCTTCCTCCTCATCGTCTCCGACATCGGCCTTCCCATCGCCCGCTACGGCGTCAAAACCCTCCCCCCTCCTCTGCCACTGGCCCCGGCTCTTTCTTCCATCGACTTCCGCAACGCATCTTCG GATCCGGCTACTGCTATTAAAAAG TCTTATGTTGTGTACCTTGGTGGTCATTCTCATGGGCCCCACGCCACTGTGGAAGACTACAAGCGAGTCACAGACTCTCACCACGAGTTCTTGGGTTCCTTTTTGGGAAG CAAGGAAAAGGCCCGCGAGGAAATGTTTTACTCATACACCAAATATATCAATGGCTTTGCTGCAACTTTAGAAGAGGAAGAAGCAAAACGGATCTCAA AACATCCTGAAGTTATATCAGTATTTGAAAACACGGCAAAGAAATTGCAGACAACGAGATCATGGGATCTAGTTGCAATGGAGAGAAATGGCAGGGTCCCCCCACAATCAATTTGGGCCCAGGCAAATTTTGGCAACGATACAATCATTGCAAATCTTGACACTG gGGTGTGGCCAGAATCTGAGAGCTTCAATGATCGAGGAATGGGGCCGGTTCCATCTAGATGGAAAGGATTCTGCCAGAATAACACTAAAGAAGGGGTGCCTTGCAACAG AAAGCTGATCGGAGCGCGGTACTTCTACAAGGGATACGAAAGTGGATCCGGGATTAAGGTCGTCAACGGCTCTGCACGGGATACCGAGGGCCATGGCAGCCACACCCTGTCGACCGCCGCAGGTCGCTTCGTCCCCGGGGCCAACATCTTCGGCCACGCCAACGGCACGGCCAAGGGTGGCTCCCCGCACGCGCGCGTCGCTGCCTACAAGGTCTGCTGGGGGGACTGCTACAACGCCGACATCATTTCAGCCTTTGAAGCTGCCATCGATGATGGCGTCGACGTGATCTCCCTGTCCCTCGGCGGCGACCCCACCTTTTACTTGGAGGACTCGGTTGCGATTGGCTCCTTGCATGCCGTCGCCAATGGGATCACGGTGGTCTGCTCTGCCGGCAACAGCGGCCCCATTCCAGGGTCGGTGACCAACGTTGCACCATGGATCCTAACTGTGGGAGCTAGCACTATCGACAGGGACTTCCTTGCCTTCCTCACTCTTGGTGACAAGACGCAGATAAAG GGGGAGAGCCTTGCATCAGAAGTGCTACCAGCAAATAAGCTTTATCCGTTGATCAGTGGTGCCGATGCCAAGAAAGCTAACGTTTCCGCCAGTGAAGC CGATTTATGCTACCCGGATTCTCTTGATCCCAACAAAGTCAAAGGAAACATCGTTGCATGCATCCGTGGGGATGTTGCGCGACTGGATAAGGGTGCAGAAGTTCTGATGGCTGGAGGCGCCGGGATGATCCTCATAAACGATAAAACGAATGGAAACAGCTTGCTTGCAGATCCGCATCTTCTTCCAGCTATaatgattacttatgaagatggTTTTGCACTACGCAAATATATGAACTCTACCAA GTCACCCGTAGCTTACATTTCAGCCCCAAAAACAGAACTAGGAGTGAAACCGGCACCAATGATGGCTGCGTTCTCTTCTCAAGGACCCAATCTCGTCTCACCTCAAATTTTGAAG CCTGATGTCACTGCACCAGGCGTGAGCATTCTTGCTGCCTTCACGGGAGCCACAAGTGCCACTGGCCTAACCTTGGACAATCGCTACGTCCCATTTAACTTGATGTCCGGCACATCCATGTCATGCCCCCATGTCTCTGGTGTTGCTGGTCTCCTCAAAACACTTCACCCTGACTGGAGTCCTGCTGCTATTAGATCAGCCATCATGACCACAG CAAGAAGTCGGGATAACACAGGATCACCAATGAAAGACTACGGCTTGGCCAAAGCTACACCATTGGAATATGGTTCTGGTCACATACGACCGAACCGTGCCATGGACCCTGGCCTGGTCTTCGACCTCAACTTCACCGACTACTTGAGCTTCTTATGTGCTTTTGGCTACAATTCAACCCAGTTGGCTCAATTCAAGAAGGGTTATCAATGCCCAACTACTCCTATGAATTTGGAGGACTTGAATTACCCTTCGATTGCAGCTCCTAACGTTACGAGGACTCTTACTGTGACTCGCACCATGAAGAACGTTGGATCACCTGGGACGTACAAGGTCCGAGTAGAACCTCCTTATGGGATAACCGTGACGGTGAAGCCGGAGATCCTCAAGTTTGATAAGGTTGGGGAGGAGAAGGTGTTTGAGGTCACTTTGAAGTCACAAGAAGGCAGCATTGGTAGAGGATATCAATTTGGAAGGTTGATATGGTCCGATGGGAAGCATTATGTGAGAATTCCTCTAGTGGTGAACGCCTTTGCGTGA